The Clostridiales bacterium genome window below encodes:
- the rpmI gene encoding 50S ribosomal protein L35: MPKQKTHKSTAKRFKLTGSGKVKRGNAFKSHILEKKSPKRKRAFRADSLVHKADEAVIKKNLGVG, encoded by the coding sequence ATGCCTAAGCAAAAGACTCACAAGTCAACCGCGAAGCGCTTCAAGCTGACCGGATCCGGCAAGGTCAAGCGCGGCAACGCGTTTAAGAGCCACATCCTCGAGAAGAAAAGTCCCAAACGTAAGCGCGCGTTCCGTGCGGATTCGCTCGTCCACAAGGCCGACGAAGCAGTCATCAAGAAGAACCTCGGCGTCGGCTAG
- the pheS gene encoding phenylalanine--tRNA ligase subunit alpha — MIDDLRSIEERALAEISAACELEALDAVRVGVLGKKGSLTAVLRGLGSLSAHERPAVGKVSNEVRATLESAITARKETLSASALADRISAEAVDVTLPGRKRLPGRAHLISQITAEIIDIFVGLGYRVAEGPEVERSYYNFTALNHPLTHPARAATDTFYVMEPGSGPIEPGATTDVLLRTHTSPVQIRVMEKHKPPVYVIAPGRVYRRDIADPSHLPQFHQIEGLAVDAGLTFGDLKGTLDHLCHELFGRDRKTRFRPHFFPFTEPSAEVDVSCGICEGSGCRFCQNTGWLEILGCGMVDPNVFGHVDIDSEKYVGFAFGLGVERIAALRYDIPDLRMLVEGDMRFLRQF; from the coding sequence CTGATTGACGACTTGAGGAGCATCGAGGAGCGTGCACTCGCGGAGATCTCGGCGGCGTGTGAACTCGAAGCGCTCGACGCCGTACGTGTGGGGGTTCTTGGCAAGAAGGGTTCACTCACCGCGGTTCTGCGCGGACTCGGTTCACTCTCGGCGCATGAGCGTCCCGCGGTCGGGAAGGTCTCAAACGAGGTGCGCGCAACGCTAGAGTCGGCGATCACCGCGCGCAAAGAGACTCTCTCGGCCTCGGCGCTTGCTGACAGGATCAGCGCCGAGGCGGTCGACGTGACACTCCCCGGTCGCAAACGTCTTCCGGGGCGAGCGCATCTGATCAGTCAGATCACGGCGGAGATCATCGACATCTTCGTCGGGCTTGGTTACCGCGTGGCCGAAGGACCGGAAGTCGAGCGGTCCTACTACAACTTCACCGCCCTCAATCACCCGCTCACACATCCGGCGCGCGCGGCGACAGACACCTTTTACGTAATGGAACCCGGCTCAGGTCCGATCGAACCTGGCGCAACGACAGACGTCTTGCTCCGCACGCACACGAGTCCGGTCCAGATCCGCGTTATGGAGAAGCACAAACCGCCGGTCTACGTGATCGCTCCCGGCCGCGTCTACCGTCGTGACATTGCTGACCCGTCCCACCTGCCGCAGTTCCATCAGATCGAGGGTCTTGCCGTAGACGCCGGACTCACATTCGGGGACCTGAAGGGCACGCTTGACCACCTCTGCCACGAGCTGTTTGGACGCGACCGGAAGACGCGCTTTCGTCCGCACTTCTTCCCGTTCACCGAACCGAGCGCCGAGGTCGATGTCTCCTGCGGCATCTGCGAAGGCTCCGGATGCCGGTTCTGCCAGAACACCGGCTGGCTTGAGATACTCGGGTGCGGGATGGTCGATCCCAATGTTTTTGGCCATGTCGACATCGATTCCGAGAAATACGTCGGCTTCGCGTTCGGTCTTGGCGTTGAGCGCATCGCGGCGCTGCGATACGACATTCCCGACTTGAGGATGCTCGTCGAAGGCGACATGAGGTTTCTCAGGCAGTTCTGA
- a CDS encoding signal peptidase I: MNYVGVGVTLTAILLVVSTHGIVMVAGGSMSPALEVGDVCLYRREAKPRAGDVVVFTREDGSLVAHRAVSVGRRGEVRTKGDACEAADRDPVPANRVKGRVVWSTGMVREQVIGALSYATLRIQSHSVWR, encoded by the coding sequence GTGAACTATGTGGGCGTGGGCGTGACGCTGACCGCAATCTTGCTCGTCGTAAGCACGCACGGCATCGTCATGGTCGCTGGTGGCTCGATGTCGCCAGCGCTCGAGGTGGGCGATGTGTGTCTCTATCGGCGTGAGGCGAAACCGCGCGCTGGTGACGTGGTGGTGTTCACGCGTGAAGACGGTTCACTGGTGGCGCACAGGGCGGTCAGTGTGGGCAGAAGGGGTGAGGTGCGAACCAAGGGGGACGCGTGTGAAGCCGCCGACCGGGATCCCGTGCCAGCGAACCGCGTCAAGGGACGCGTTGTGTGGAGCACCGGCATGGTGAGGGAGCAGGTCATCGGCGCGCTATCGTATGCTACACTCCGTATCCAATCGCACAGCGTATGGCGATGA
- the rplT gene encoding 50S ribosomal protein L20, which yields MPRVKRAVSAKKKRRTVLEKAKGYYGAKSRTYRAAKEQVQHSLQYAYRDRRNKKREIRRLWIARINAGARLNGLSYSVFMNGLKKAGVELDRKILSDMAINDPAAFTKLAEIAKEQVSA from the coding sequence ATGCCCCGCGTCAAACGAGCCGTCTCCGCGAAGAAGAAGCGTCGCACCGTACTTGAGAAGGCCAAGGGTTACTACGGCGCTAAGAGCCGTACGTACCGCGCTGCCAAAGAACAGGTCCAGCACTCGCTGCAGTATGCATATCGCGATCGTCGCAACAAGAAGCGTGAGATCCGCCGGTTGTGGATTGCTCGCATCAACGCGGGTGCCCGGCTCAATGGCTTGTCTTACTCCGTGTTCATGAACGGACTCAAGAAGGCTGGCGTGGAACTTGATCGCAAGATCCTCTCAGACATGGCGATCAACGACCCTGCGGCGTTTACCAAGCTCGCCGAGATCGCCAAGGAGCAGGTTTCGGCGTAG